In Kushneria marisflavi, the following are encoded in one genomic region:
- the fabZ gene encoding 3-hydroxyacyl-ACP dehydratase FabZ, whose translation MVMDINEIQEYLPHRYPFLLVDRVNALELGECITACKNVSYNEPFFQGHFPGHPIMPGVLIIEALAQAAGILGFKTVDKRPADGYIYYYVGSDNVRLKRPVFPGDQLTLEARMLKARRGIWKFSCRAHVEGEVVCEADIICAERKVS comes from the coding sequence ATGGTCATGGATATCAACGAGATCCAGGAATATCTCCCCCATCGTTACCCGTTTTTGCTCGTGGACCGTGTTAACGCACTGGAACTGGGCGAATGCATTACGGCCTGCAAGAACGTCAGCTACAACGAGCCCTTCTTTCAGGGCCACTTTCCGGGTCATCCCATCATGCCGGGTGTTCTGATCATTGAAGCGCTGGCACAGGCGGCCGGAATCCTCGGTTTCAAGACTGTCGACAAGCGTCCCGCCGATGGCTACATCTATTACTATGTCGGCAGTGACAATGTTCGCCTCAAGCGTCCGGTCTTTCCTGGCGATCAGCTGACGCTCGAAGCTCGCATGCTCAAGGCGCGTCGCGGCATCTGGAAATTTTCCTGCCGTGCGCACGTCGAAGGTGAGGTGGTCTGTGAAGCCGACATCATCTGTGCCGAGAGGAAAGTCTCTTGA